In the Magnolia sinica isolate HGM2019 chromosome 15, MsV1, whole genome shotgun sequence genome, one interval contains:
- the LOC131226980 gene encoding uncharacterized protein LOC131226980, translated as MEGRAGKPLAKASRQVGKNPRKSNTKKANEVDTIVESVASVSTTAKTGHVSEGVKPKGRGAPKKAPVTNQKMPTAVDSEEEDDEVLELKERLTTYNIDSPSDQTGI; from the exons GGCTTCTAGACAAGTTGGAAAGAACCCAAGAAAGAGCAACACCAAGAAAGCCAATGAAGTAGATACTATTGTTGAATCTGTAGCATCAGTTAGTACTACAGCTAAAACTG GACATGTTTCTGAGGGGGTAAAACCTAAAGGTAGGGGAGCTCCGAAGAAGGCTCCTGTTACAAAT CAGAAAATGCCGACTGCCGTtgatagtgaagaggaagatgatgaggtgCTCGAGCTGAAAGAACGACTGACAACGTATAACATTGATTCTCCTTCAGATCAAACAGGTATATGA